A stretch of the Lolium perenne isolate Kyuss_39 chromosome 3, Kyuss_2.0, whole genome shotgun sequence genome encodes the following:
- the LOC127321351 gene encoding basic leucine zipper 2: MAQLPPKVPTMAPAWPEFGGGHHHRHHHHHQRSPSMGAFVAAPMPPLPPPAPAAAANGAQQPSWVDEFLDFSAAKRGAHRRTVSDSVAFLDDAGNAGAVGAHEFDRLDDDQLMSMFSDQLAAPPTTQQQQASASSPSDHNSINDDKGDTEEAQSDCNGDGRQPSSPATADPKRVKRILANRQSAQRSRVRKLQYISELERSVTSLQTEVSALSPRVAFLDHQRSLLTLGNSHLKQRIAALAQDKIFKDAHQEALKKEIERLRQIYQQQSLKNAEHPAPDNNNSNNNGFIASEGTAAPS, encoded by the exons ATGGCGCAGCTGCCGCCCAAGGTCCCCACCATGGCGCCGGCCTGGCCGGAGTTCGGGGgcggccaccaccaccgccaccaccatcaccaccagcgCAGCCCATCCATGGGCGCCTTCGTCGCCGCGCCAATGCCGCCGCTCCCGCCGCCTGCGCCGGCGGCGGCCGCGAACGGGGCGCAGCAGCCGTCGTGGGTCGACGAGTTCCTCGACTTCTCGGCCGCCAAGCGCGGCGCGCACCGCCGCACCGTGAGCGACTCCGTCGCCTTCCTCGACGACGCCGGCAATGCCGGCGCCGTCGGGGCGCACGAGTTCGACCGCCTGGACGACGACCAGCTCATGTCCATGTTCTCCGACCAGCTGGCGGCGCCGCCGACGACGCAGCAGCAGCAGGCGAGCGCGTCGTCGCCGTCCGATCATAACAGCATCAACGACGACAAGGGCGACACCGAGGAGGCGCAGAGCGACTGCAATGGTGACGGCAGGCAGCCGTCCTCGCCCGCCACAGCTGACCCCAAGCGGGTCAAGAG GATCCTGGCGAACCGGCAGTCGGCGCAGCGGTCGCGCGTGCGCAAGCTGCAGTACATCTCGGAGCTGGAGCGCAGCGTCACGTCGCTGCAG ACTGAGGTGTCGGCCTTGTCCCCGCGCGTCGCATTCCTCGACCACCAACGCTCGCTGCTGACGCTGGGGAACAGCCACCTCAAGCAGCGCATCGCGGCGCTCGCGCAGGACAAGATCTTCAAAGATG CTCATCAGGAGGCGCTGAAGAAGGAGATAGAGAGGCTGAGGCAAATCTACCAGCAGCAGAGCCTCAAGAACGCGGAACACCCGGCACccgacaacaacaacagcaacaacaacggcTTCATCGCCAGCGAGGGGACCGCCGCGCCCTCGTGA